The Pseudomonas saponiphila DNA window CGCTGTTCAATCGCTGCCAGGACCACTTCCAGCAGCAGCGGCAGCCGCTCGCTGACTGTCTGCACCAGTGGGTGGAGCGGCATATAGAGCAGTTTCCCGCCTGAGCAACGAGCCGCTGCTCCCCGCACAGCAGAAATCGGTAAACTGCCGCCCTCACCGAACACGGACCTCGGATTCAGCCGCCATGGAATTGCAGTACCGCCTCACCCCGGCCCACACCGAAGCCCGACTTGCCGAAACCCTGCCCCAGGCGCTGCTTGAGCAGGACCAGTTGCAGACGCGGATCGCCAGCGCCACCTCGCGCTGGCAGGGGCGCCTGCTCGGCCCGCTGATCCTGCTGCTGTGCCTGATCGTCGCGCCCCTGGCGCTGTATTTTCCCGAGCGGCGCTTCACCCCGGAAAAGATCATCGCCCTGGTGCTCTGCGCGCTGATCTTCATCCCGCTCTGGTGGCGCTTTTCCGGGCGCCTGATCCAACGCCTGCAAGCCCGCACCCGCCAGCGCAAACCGCTGCGGGGGCTGAATCAGCGGCTGATCGAAGCTCGCCTGCGGGCACGCCTGAAGGCTGCCGAGGGCACTTACCACCTGAGCTTCGACGACCAGGGCTTGACCCTGAGCAAAGCTCCCCGAGCCAGGAACAGCCTGACCTGGGAGCAGATCGTGTACCTGCGCGAAGCAGCCAGTTTCTACGATCTGGCCGATGCCCAGATGCAGCGCAAGGGCCAGGCCTGGCGCATCGCCAAACACAGTGAACTGATGGACGCCGAGGAATATCAGCAAGGGCTGCAAGCCTTTCTGAGCAAGTGCCCGGTGGCGCCGAGCGCCAACTGATCACCTCACCCCGAGCCCCACAAACGGAATTTGCATGCACACATCAGCGTCCTCCCCGCGCACCGCCCGCGCGCTAGCCATCCTCGGCACCGGCCACGCCCTGCCACAGCGGGTGGTCACCAGTGCCGAGCTGGACCATCAACTGGGCCTGGAATCCGGCAGCGTGGCGCGCATCAGCGGAGTGCAGCAACGCCACGTCGCCGCCCCCGCAGACACCGCCGCCAGCCTCGGCGCCAGCGCCGCGCGCCAAGCCCTGCACGCGGCCGGCCTGGCGCTGGATCAGCTGGACCTGATCGTCTGCGCCAGCGGCACCCAGGACCAGGGCATGCCCTGCAACGCCGCGCTGCTGCAACGGGAGCTGGGCCTGGGCCAGTCGGGCATCCCGGCCATGGACATCAACGCCAGCTGCCTGGGCGTTATTGCCGCCCTGGATACCCTGTCCTGGCCGATCCAGGCCGGGCATTACCGGCGCGTGCTGCTGGTGTGCGCCGACATCGCCTCCTGCGGCCTGGACTGGCAGCAGGTGGAAGTCTGCGGCATCTTCGGCGACGGCGCGGCGGCGGTGGTGCTGGGCCCGGGCCATGGCGGGCAGAAGCTCCTCGCCTCGCGCCTGAAGACCTACGCCGAAGGCGCGGCGCTGTGCCAGATCCCCGCCGGCGGTTCACGCTTTCATCCGCGGCGCATCCAGGTGCCGTTCGAGCCCCTGACCAGCTTCGCCATGCAGGGCAAGGGCGTGTTCCGTCTCGCCGCCAAGCACCTGCCCGAGCTGCTGGACGATTTGCTGCAGCAAGCCGGGCTGACACTGGGGGATATCGACTGGGTCATCCCCCATCAAGCCAGCCAGCAGGCCATGCAGCACGCAGCCAAGCGCCTGAGCCTGGGGCCGGACAAAGTCATCGATATCTTTGCCCGGCACGGCAATCAGGTGGCGGCCTCGCTGCCCACCGCCCTGGACATCGCGGTGCGCGACGGGCGCATTCAACGCGGGCAGACCCTGCTGCTGATCGGCACCGGCGCGGGCCTGTCCCTCGGCGGCATGATCCTGGAGTTCTGATGAAAATCCTGGTCACCGGTGGCACCGGTTTTATCGGACGGCATCTGGTGTGGAAGCTGGCCGCCGAAGGCTGCCAAGTGCAGTTCAGCGGACGCAACCCCGAGGCGGCGGCCGAGGTGATTGCCCACAGCCCGGCGCCGGTGCACTGGCTGCCCCTGGAGCACGGCAGCCCATTGGCCAAGCGCCAGCTGGCCGATGCCAGCCAGGAGCATGACGCCATCGTGCATTGCGCCGCGCTGTCCTCGCCCTGGGGTTCGCCCCAGGCCTTTGCCCGGGCCAACCTCGACTCCACCGCCGAGGTGATCCACGCCTGCGACAAGAACCGCATCCCGCGCTTGGTGCATATCTCCACCCCGAGCCTGTATTTCGACTTCAGCGACCGCCTGGGTATCCGCGAAGACCAGCCGCTGCCGCCGCCGGTGAACGACTACGCGCGCAGCAAGGCCCAGGCCGAAACCCTGCTGGGCGCGGCGGGCCTGCCCGAGTGCGTGATCCTGCGGCCCCGGGCGGTGTTCGGCCCCTGGGACGCAACCCTGATGCCGCGCCTGCTGCGGGTGATGCAACGCGGGTCGATTCCGCTGATGCGCGGCGGCCGGGCCCAGCTGGACCTGACCTGCGTCGACAATCTGGTGCACGCCGTATGGCTGGCCCTGACCCAGCCCCTGCCGCGCCCGCTGTGCGTCTACAACCTGAGCAACGCCACGCCCCTGGCCTTCCGGGATCTGTTGCAACAGCTGGCCGAGCACTTCCAGCTGCCGCTGCGCACCCGCCGCCTGCCCTGGCCCCTGGTGCATGGCGTGGCGCACCTGCTGGAACTCAAGGCGCGCCTGGGCAGCGGCGCCGAACCCTTGATCACCCGCTACGGCGCCGGCGTCCTGGCCTTCAGCCAGACCCTGGACATCAGCGCCATCCAGCGCGAGCTGGGCTACCGCCCGGTGATCAGCCAGGAACAGGGCATCCTCCAGCACGCCCAATGGTGGCGGGACCAACTGAGGCAACGACCATGAGCCGCAGCGTGCGCTTGAAGATCCTCCGGGCCGGCTGGTGCCAGCACCTGGAATGCATGGCCGACCGTGGCGGGCGCCTGGCGCCGGTGCAGTTTCCGGCGCTGTGCGGGCTGATCCAGCACCCAGAGCACGGCTGGATTCTGTACGACACCGGCTACGCCGAGCACTTCTTCCAGGCCACCCGCACCCTGCCCGAGCGCCTGTACCGCAGCGCGGTGCCGGTGCAACTGCCGGTGGTGGAACAGTTGGGCGCGCAGTTGCATGAGCTGGGCATCGGGCCGGGGGATATCCGCCAGGTGATCATTTCCCACTTCCACGCCGATCACATCGCCGGGCTGCGGGATTTTGCCAATGCGCGCTTCATTGCCCTGCAAGCCGATTACCGGCATATAGAAAGCCTGCGCGGCCAGCGTTGGCGCGCCACCCTCTGCGGCCATTTGCCGGGCTTGCTGCCGGACGACTTCAGCGCCCGCCTGCGCCTGGCCGACGCCAGCCCCAGCTGCGCCCTGCCGGACTGGATGGCGCCCTTCGAGCAAGGCCTGGACCTGTTCGGCGATGGCAGCCTGATCGGCGTGCCGCTGCCGGGGCACAGTGAAGGCCAGCTGGGCCTGTTCATCCCCGACGCCCAGGGCCGGCCGGTGTTCCTGGTGGCCGACGCCTGCTGGTCGGTGCCGGCCTGCCGCGCCGAGCGCCTGCCCGCCGCCCCGGCGCTGTGGCTGGCCAGCGCCGACCGCCAGCAGTACGTGCGTACCTATCGCGGCCTGGGCCAGTTGATCCGCCGCGAGCCAGCGGTGGCGGTGCTGCCGTCCCATTGCACCCAGGCCTGGGAGGCGTTCGCCAATGAACAGTGAACGCCTGCTGGGCACCCTGCGCAGCATCGGCGCCTTCGTGTTCAGTCGCTACGTGCTGCGCTTTCGCCGCCGCGAGCGCCTGGAAGCCTGGCAGGCCCGGCGCCTGCGGCACTTCATGGCCAAGGTCATGCCCCGTGGGCAGCGCTTCAAAGGGCTGCCCCACGGCGGCCTGCAGAGCCTGCCGATCATGGACAAGGCAGCGCTGATGAGCGATTTCGCCGGCTTCAACACCCGCGCCCTGAGCCTGGAGCAGGTGTTGCCGGTGGCCCTTGAAGCGGAACAGTCACGGGACTTCAGCCCGACCCTGGGCGACATCACCGTGGGCCTGTCCAGCGGCACCTCGGGGGCCCAGGGGGTATTCCTGGTCAGTAGCGTGGAGCGCCAGCGCTGGGCCGGCATCCTGCTGGCGCGGACCCTGCCCCGGGCCTTGCTGCCGCGGCTACTGTGCCCGTGGCTGGCGCCGCTGCGCATCGCCTTCTTCCTGCGGGCCAATAGCCGTCTGTACACCACCCTGGCCAGCCGCCGCATCGACTTTGCCTTTCATGACCTGACCCTGGGGCTGGGCGCATCCCTGGAGCACCTGAACCAGCAGCAACCGGACGTGCTGGTGGCGCCGGCCACAGTGCTGCGCGGGCTGGCCCAGGCGGCCCTGGCCGGGCAGTTGACGATCCGCCCGCAACACATTCTGTCGGTGGCCGAAGTGCTGGAAAGCACTGACGCCGAGCTGGTCCGGCAAGCCTTCGGGCGCCAGCCCCGGCAGATCTATCAGGCCAGCGAAGGCTTTCTCGGCTACAGCTGCGAGGCCGGCACCCTGCACCTGAACGAAAGCCACCTGCACATCGAGCCGCAGTGGCTGGACCCGCAACGCTCGCGCTTTCAGCCGATCATCACCGACTTTTCCCGGCGTACGCAGTTGATCGTGCGTTATCGCCTCAATGACATCCTGCGGGTGGCCGAGGCGCCCTGCCCCTGTGGCCGCGCAGAGCGGGCCATCGCCGCCGTGGAAGGCCGCGCCGACGAGATTCTCTGGCTGCCCCGGCTCCACGGCCAGACGCTGGGACCGCTCTACCCCGACCTATTGCGCCGAGCCCTGCTGATGCTCGGCGCAGCGCTTGAAGAGTACGAGATTCACCAGCGCGGCCTGCTCTGGCAGATCAACCTGCGCGCCTCGGGCGACTACCACCAGCTGTGCCAGCGTTTGCGCGAGGCACTGGCCGAGCTGTGTGCACAACAGACGCTAGCGCCGCCGAGCCTGAGCTTCGGCCACTGGCAAGCGCCGCCGCCACAGACCAAGAGACGCCGCCTGCTGATGCTGCAACTGCCCGAGGGACTGCCATGCATGTACTGATTCTCGGCGCCCGCGCCCCGGCCTGCCTGGAGTGGGCCCGGGCCTTTAGCCAAGCCGGCTGGACGGTGACCGTGGCCGATTCCCTGGCCCAACCCCTGAGCCGCTTCAGCCGCGCCGCCCGGCACTTCGTGCGCCTGCCGGAGCCGCGCCACGACCCGGACGCCTGGATCGAAGCCCTGGCCGGGGTGATCCGCCAACAGGCCATCGACCTGCTGCTGCCCACCTGTGAAGAGGTGTTCTACCTGGCCCACGGCCTTGAGCGCCTACGACCTTTGTGCCGGGTGTTCACCAGCGACTTCGAGTTGCTGCACCGCCTGCACCACAAGGGCGATTTCGCCGCCATGACCCAAGGCTGGGATGTGGCCACGCCACCGACCCAGGTGCTGCACGACCCGGCCGGGGTGCAGGCTCTGGCGGCCGAGCACGACGCCCTGGTGTTCAAGCCGGCCTATTCGCGCTTCGCCTCCCAGACCCTGATCCGCCCGAGCCCGGCGCAACTGGCCAAGGTCCGGCCCAGCGCCGAGGCGCCCTGGGTGGCCCAGCAGTTTGTCCCCGGCCAGGAACATTGCAGTTTCAGCGTGCTGGTGGACGGCCAGTTGCGCGCCCACAGCAGCTACCAGCCGCGCTACCGGGTCGGGCGCGGCTCGGGGATCTACTTCCACAGCGGAGCCCCGGCGCCGGTCCGCGCCTTTTTGGAACAGTTCGGCCGGGCCACCGGCTACACCGGGCAAGTGGGTTTTGACTTTATCGAGGACCAGCAAGGCCGCTTCCATGTGCTGGAGTGCAACCCCAGGGCCACCAGCGGCGTGCACCTGTTCGACGACCAGCGGCTGCAACTAGTGGCGGCGCTCGGCAGCGAAGCCAGCGAGACGCTGCAAGCGACCCTGGAACCCCGGATGATCGCCCTGGCCATGCTGCTTCTGGCGGCGCCGCAACGGGCCTTGAGCCGCACGTTCTGGCACGACTACCAACAAGCCCGGGACGTGATAGTGCAGGACGGCGATCGCGGCCCGCTGACTGCCCAGCTGCTGAGCCTGGGCGAGATCATCGGCCGCGCCCTGACCCGCCGCTGCGGGCTGCTGGCCGCCTCCACCGCCGACATCGAGTGGAACGGCCAGCCCCTGGGAGCACCGCGCCGGTGAAGCTGCTGATGCCCGAACAGCTTGCCCAGCAAGCGCCGAGCGCCGACGACAGCCACGCCCGGCGTTACGTGCGCACCTGCGCCGGCGGCGCGCTGATCGGCAATGTCAGCACCGCCCTGGCCCTGCTGGACACCGGCGCGCAGCAGTTCCCGGTAAGCATCAACCACGGCCACGACCCGGTGGATAACTGCTACGTGGTGTCGCCGCAAACCGCCTACAGCGGCTACGCCCGGGAAGAACTGCAACGCCTGAAACGGCCCTGGCTGGCCTGGCCGCTGAAGCTGCTGACTCAGGGCGTGGACCGGCTGCTGAGCGCGGCCAAGGTCGACCGGCTGGTGCAGGTCAACAACTGGCTGCTGTCCACCAACCTCTACCCACCCGACTGGGACGGCGCGGATTTGCCGGCCATCACCGAACTGCTGCGCCGACAGTTTCCCGACCACGGCTTCGGCTTTCGCTCGCTCAACGACTTCAGCAACCACGAGCTGCGCAAGCGCCTGCAAGCCCTGGGCTACCTGGCGATTCCCAGCCGCCAGGTGTACCTGTTCGACGGCCGCGAGGGCGAGAAGTCCGCCTTCCTGCGCCACCACAACACCCGCCTGGACGCCACCCTGCTGCGCCGCAGCCCGTATACGGTGGTGCCCGGTAGCGAGTTGAACGAGGCCGATTTCCAGCGCATCGAGCAGTTGTACAACCTGCTGTACCTGGATAAATACAGCCGCCTCAACCCCCACTACAGCGCCCAATGGCTGCAACGCGGGCAGACCGAAGGCTGGCTGGAGGTGCGCGCCCTGCGCAACGCCGAGGGGCGCATCGACGGTGCCCTGGGCTGGTTCGCCAACAGCAGCCTGATCAGCACGCCCATCGTCGGTTACGACACCGCCCTGCCCCAGCGCGCCGGGCTGTACCGGCAACTGACCAGGCTGTGCCTGCAAGAAGCGGCGGACCGGCGGCAGGTGCTCAACTTCAGCTCCGGCGCGGCGGCCTTCAAGCGCCTGCGCGGTGGCCAGCCCGAGATTGAATACAGCCTGATTCACGTCGCCCACCTGCCCTGGCCGCGCAGGCTGGTGTGGCAACTGATGGGCCTGCTGTTGCAACGGATAGGCGTACCGCTGATGAGGAAGCTCAAACTGTGAACAGTCACTCGGGCTGGTGGCCCGTCGCCCTGAGCCGACAGCTGCGCAAGCAACCTTTGGCCTGCACCCTGCACGGCGTGCCGCTGGTGCTGTTCCGCGACGCCAACGGCGCCCCCGCCGTATTGCCGGACCGCTGCCCCCATCGCTTCGCGCCACTGAGCGCCGGGCGGGTTCGGGACGGGCAGATCCAGTGCCCCTATCACGGCTGGCGCTTCGACCCCCAGGGCCGCTGCACCCAGTTGCCCGGCCAGGCGCAGCAGCGTTGCAGCCAGCCGTTGCTGCAACCCCTGCACAGCTGCGAAGCCCAGGGGCTGGTGTGGGCCAGCCTGGCCCGCGAGCGGCCCAATACGCCACCGGTGGCCGCCGCCGAGCAGGCCCAGGCGCTGGATGTGTTCTGGATCAGCGACCGGGTGCAATGCAGCTTGCAGGACGCTGCGGAGAACTTCCTCGACGGCTTCCACACCCATTTCGTGCACGCGGGCTGGATTCGCCACGACCGCCAGCGCCAGCGCATTCGCGCCTGGGTGCATCAGCTGGATGACGGGGTTGAAGCGCAGTACAGCGAAGAAGGCACCCAATCCGGGCTGATTTCGCGGCTGTTCGAGGGTGAACGCGGCCTCAGCATGGGCCGCTTCCGCCTGCCGGGGCTGGCGGAAATCGAATACCGCGACCGCCAGGGCCGGCTCAACCTGCTGGTCAGCGCCTGGCTGAGCCCGGCCGCCGAGAGCCAACTGCAGCTGTTCGCGCGCATCGCCACGGCCCGGGGCCGCCTGCCGGGCTGGCTCAAGCGCGGCGTGCTGCAGCCTTTGTTCAAGGTGATCCTCAAGCAGGACCGGCAGATCCTCGAACAGGTCAGCGCCAACCAGCAAAGCTTCGCCCAGGTGCCGCTGCGCTGGCAGCGGCCCACGCCCCTGGACAGCTCGCTGGATCTGCTGGGGCCGTGGATCCGGCAATTACTGGAGCAAGGTGAACTGCAGGACTTTCAAGAACGCCGAGAGGAATTCTGGCTGTAATCCCGCAGGAGCCGGCTTGCCGGCGAACCAGCCCTCAAGACGGGCGCCGCTCAAGCGGGCCCCTTCGCTGGCAAGCCAGCTCCTACGGTTGGCAACGGTATCACGGGGCTGATGCGGGCCCCTTGGGGCCCCTGTTCGCGGGGTGTTGCAGGGCGTGACAAGAACCGTTTCAGCCCGCCGCCGGCACTGCCGTTCCTCGGCTCGACACGCAACATGCAGACGGCGAGCCCGCGCACCGGTATAGTGCGCCCCCTCTTCACGTGGACAGCCGTCGGTAACGAGGCTCGCCCCACGGGAAACCCGAACTAATAACAACCCGCGAAAGATAGAACCGGGACGAACACTCGCCCCACCGCTCTGCCGTGCGTGCAATCAGCGGTGTAACTGAATGTTTCCGTCCGTTCCGCTTTTGCCTACACAAAAAACAGCGAGGAATAATCCATGCTCGAAGTCATCAACGACTTCCTCTCAGGGAAAGTACTGATCGTGCTCATCGTCGGGCTCGGCAGCTACTTCACGATCCGCTCGCGTTTCGTCCAATTGCGCCACTTCCTCCATATGTTCGCGGTGTTCCGCGATAGCCTGAAAGGCAACGCTGGCCAGCTCAGCTCGTTCCAGGCGCTGATGCTCAGCCTCGCCGGCCGGGTGGGCGCGGGCAACATCGCCGGCGTCGGCATCGCCGTGACCCTGGGTGGCCCGGGCGCAGTGTTCTGGATGTGGGTGACCGCACTGGTCGGCATGTCCAGCAGCTTCTTCGAGTGCACCCTGGCCCAGGTCTACAAGCGCGCCGACGGCGACGGCCTGTACCGCGGCGGCCCGGCCTACTACATCCAGCACGGCCTGAAGCTCAAAGGCATGGCGGTAGTCTTCTCGATCCTGCTGCTGGTCACCTACGGCTTCGCCTTCATCGGCCTGCAGTCCTACACCGTGACCCATTCGCTGCAGAACGCCTTTGCCTTCGATCCGAAACACACCGGCATCGTCCTGGCGGCACTGCTGGCCATTACCTTCATCGGTGGCATCAAGCGCATCGCCGCAGTGTCCGACCTGCTGGTCCCGGTCAAGACCCTGGCCTACATCGGCGTGACCCTGTACGTGATCGGCACCCAGATCGAACACGTGCCTGCCATGCTGGAGACTATCTTCAAGAGCGCCTTCGGCCTCGATCCGGCCTTCGGCGGCCTGCTCGGCAGCGCCATCGTCATGGGCGTGAAGCGTGGCGTGTTCGCCAACGAAGCGGGCCTGGGCAGTGCGCCGAACGTGGCCGCCGTGGCCGCCGTGAAGCACCCGGGCGCCCAGGGCGTGGTCCAGGCCTTCAGCGTGTTCCTCGACACCTTCGTGATCTGCACCTGCACCGCGCTGCTGATCCTGCTGTCGGGCTTCTACACCCCGGGTTTTGAAGGCGACGGCATCGTCCTGACCCAGAACTCGCTGGCCGCCGTGGTCGGTGACTGGGGTCGCCTGTTCGTCAGCGTCGCGCTGTCGCTGTTCGTCTTCACCTGCATCCTCTACAACTACTACCTGGGCGAAAACAGCCTGCAGTTCCTGACCCGCAACCGTATCGTGCTGATGCTGTTCCGTGGCCTGGTGCTGGCGCTGGTGGTGTGGGGTTCGATGCAGGACCTGTCGACCGTGTTCGCCTTCGCCGACATCACCATGACCTGCCTGGCCTTCGTCAACCTGATGGCCCTGGCCATGCTGTTCAAGGTCGGCCTGCGAGTGATGCGCGACTACGACGAGCAGCGCCGCGCCGGCGTCGACCAGCCGGTGTTCGACTCGCGCAAATTCGCCGATCTGGACCTGGACCTGAAGGCCTGGCCTGCCGAAGCTTCGGCGGCCACCCAGGCCGAGCCGCAAGGCGTGCCCGCAGCGCAACGCTGACGGGTGAACCACGGGCGCATCCTCTGCGCCCGTGGTTTACAGTGCGATAAATGTGCGAGCGGGCCTGCCCGCTCCCACAGGAACCCACCGTTTCGGAGAATCCCATGACCCCTTCGACCTACCCTGCCGCCCAGCACGTCATGGTGCTCTACACCGGCGGCACCATCGGCATGCAGGCCAGCGCCGACGGCCTGGCGCCGGCGTCGGGTTTCGACGTGCGGATGCGCGCCTACCTCGACAGCCAGCCCGATCTGCGGGTGCCGGCGTGGCGCTTTCGCGAGATGGCGCCGCTGATCGACAGCGCCAACATGACCCCCGACTACTGGCAGCGCCTGCGTGCAGCGGTGGTCGAGGCCGTGGACCAGGGCTGCGACAGCGTGCTGATCCTCCACGGCACCGACACCCTGGCCTACAGCGCCGCCGCCATGAGCTTCCAACTGCTGGGCCTGCCGGCGCCGGTGGTGTTCACCGGCTCGATGCTGCCGGCCGGCGTGCCCGACAGCGACGCCTGGGAAAACCTCAGTGGCGCCCTGTTGGCCCTGGGCCAGGGCCTGGCACCGGGGGTGCACCTGTACTTCCACGGCGAACTGCTGGCCCCGACCCGCTGCGCGAAAATTCGCAGTTTTGGCCGCCATCCATTCGCCGCCCTGCGACGCAATGGCGGCGGCGCCAAAGCCGAAGCGCTTCCCGCGGCGCTGGAATACCGCCAGGCCAGGCAACTGGCCAAGGTCGGCGTGCTGCCGCTGTTCCCCGGCATCGGCGCCGAGCTGCTGGACGGCGTGCTCGACAGCGGTATCCAGGCCCTGGTGCTGGAATGCTTCGGCAGCGGCACCGGCCCCAGCGACAACCCGGCGTTCCTCGCCAGCCTCAAGCGCGCCCATGAGCGCGGGATCGTGGTGGTCGCCGTGACTCAGTGCCATGAAGGCGGTGTGGAGCTGGACATCTACGAAGCCGGCAGCCGCCTGCGCGGCGTGGGTGTGCTGTCCGGTGGTGGCATGACTCGCGAAGCGGCGTTCGGCAAGCTCAACGCGCTGCTCGGCGCCGGGCTGGAAATCAGCGAAGTACGGCGCCTGGTGGAACTGGATCTGTGCGGCGAGCTGGCCTGAACACTCTGTAGGAGCCGGCTTGCCGGCGAAGGCGGTCTTGAGGGCCTCTTCGCTGGCAAGCCAGCTCCTACAACCAGCTCCGGCACCTGCAGATGCAGGGCGGCATGCAACTTGCTCCGGTCAAGGGTCTTTCCCTGGCTGGAATCTGCGCATGCTGCATTCGCACCTCACCACCCTCAATGCCGTTTCCCTGGTGCTCGACACCTTCAAGGAGCAGGGGCAGGACGGCGATGCGCTGCTGGCCGGCAGCGGGATAAACCCCGCCGACCTGAGCCGCGCCGACACTCGCATCACCACCAATCAGGAAATGCTGGTGTGCGCCAACGCCGTGGCCCTGCAACGGGATATCGGCCTGGAACTGGGCCGGCGCATGCACGTTTCGTCCTACGGCATGCTCGGCTATGCGCTGCTCACCAGTGCCACCTTAGGTGACGCTTTGCGCCTGGCCATGCGCTATCCGGCGCTGTTGGGAACACTTTTCGAGCTGAGCCTGGAAGCCGACGGCCCGCGCATCTGGTTCACCGCCGCCGGCTACCGCGAAAATCCGGCCCTGGCGGCGTTCAATACCGAGTTCTGCCTGGTGTCGCTGAAGGTCATCTGCGACGACTTGCTGGGCCACCCGCTGCCGCTGTTGGGAGCGCGCTTCAACTACCCGGCACCGGACTATCAACAACGCTACGGCGAACCCTTCGACTGCCCGCTGCAATTCAATGCCCGCAGCAGTGCCTTCGCCTTCGACCAGCACTGGCTCGAACAACCCCTGCCCCTGGCGGATGCCATTACCCACCAGGCCATGGCCGAGCGCTGTCGCAAGCAGAACACCGAGTTCACCGGGCGCCAGGCCTGGCTCGGGCGCATCCGCCAGTTGCTGGCGGCGCAACTGGACGCCGCGCCAGGGCTGGAGGGGCTGGCGGAACAGATGAACTGCTCGGCCCGGACCCTGCGCCGCCATCTGCGCGACCTGGGTTGCAGCTATCAGGAACTGCTGGACGAGCTGCGCTTCGAGCGGGCCAAGCAGATGCTCTGCGAAGACCAGATGCCCATCTACCGCATTGCCGAGGCCCTGGGCTTCAGCGAAACCGCGAGCTTTCGCCATGCCTTCATCCGCTGGAGCGGCGTGGCGCCGAGCCAGTTCCGGCCCTGAGACAAACCCCGGCATAAAGCTGCGGATTGCATTACATTGCCGACCTTCGAAACCGGCAAGGGACTGCAAGCTTGAATCCATTCACCAACGCCATCG harbors:
- a CDS encoding beta-ketoacyl-ACP synthase 3, whose product is MHTSASSPRTARALAILGTGHALPQRVVTSAELDHQLGLESGSVARISGVQQRHVAAPADTAASLGASAARQALHAAGLALDQLDLIVCASGTQDQGMPCNAALLQRELGLGQSGIPAMDINASCLGVIAALDTLSWPIQAGHYRRVLLVCADIASCGLDWQQVEVCGIFGDGAAAVVLGPGHGGQKLLASRLKTYAEGAALCQIPAGGSRFHPRRIQVPFEPLTSFAMQGKGVFRLAAKHLPELLDDLLQQAGLTLGDIDWVIPHQASQQAMQHAAKRLSLGPDKVIDIFARHGNQVAASLPTALDIAVRDGRIQRGQTLLLIGTGAGLSLGGMILEF
- a CDS encoding NAD-dependent epimerase/dehydratase family protein, encoding MKILVTGGTGFIGRHLVWKLAAEGCQVQFSGRNPEAAAEVIAHSPAPVHWLPLEHGSPLAKRQLADASQEHDAIVHCAALSSPWGSPQAFARANLDSTAEVIHACDKNRIPRLVHISTPSLYFDFSDRLGIREDQPLPPPVNDYARSKAQAETLLGAAGLPECVILRPRAVFGPWDATLMPRLLRVMQRGSIPLMRGGRAQLDLTCVDNLVHAVWLALTQPLPRPLCVYNLSNATPLAFRDLLQQLAEHFQLPLRTRRLPWPLVHGVAHLLELKARLGSGAEPLITRYGAGVLAFSQTLDISAIQRELGYRPVISQEQGILQHAQWWRDQLRQRP
- a CDS encoding MBL fold metallo-hydrolase, with amino-acid sequence MSRSVRLKILRAGWCQHLECMADRGGRLAPVQFPALCGLIQHPEHGWILYDTGYAEHFFQATRTLPERLYRSAVPVQLPVVEQLGAQLHELGIGPGDIRQVIISHFHADHIAGLRDFANARFIALQADYRHIESLRGQRWRATLCGHLPGLLPDDFSARLRLADASPSCALPDWMAPFEQGLDLFGDGSLIGVPLPGHSEGQLGLFIPDAQGRPVFLVADACWSVPACRAERLPAAPALWLASADRQQYVRTYRGLGQLIRREPAVAVLPSHCTQAWEAFANEQ
- a CDS encoding F390 synthetase-related protein; protein product: MNSERLLGTLRSIGAFVFSRYVLRFRRRERLEAWQARRLRHFMAKVMPRGQRFKGLPHGGLQSLPIMDKAALMSDFAGFNTRALSLEQVLPVALEAEQSRDFSPTLGDITVGLSSGTSGAQGVFLVSSVERQRWAGILLARTLPRALLPRLLCPWLAPLRIAFFLRANSRLYTTLASRRIDFAFHDLTLGLGASLEHLNQQQPDVLVAPATVLRGLAQAALAGQLTIRPQHILSVAEVLESTDAELVRQAFGRQPRQIYQASEGFLGYSCEAGTLHLNESHLHIEPQWLDPQRSRFQPIITDFSRRTQLIVRYRLNDILRVAEAPCPCGRAERAIAAVEGRADEILWLPRLHGQTLGPLYPDLLRRALLMLGAALEEYEIHQRGLLWQINLRASGDYHQLCQRLREALAELCAQQTLAPPSLSFGHWQAPPPQTKRRRLLMLQLPEGLPCMY
- a CDS encoding ATP-grasp domain-containing protein, giving the protein MHVLILGARAPACLEWARAFSQAGWTVTVADSLAQPLSRFSRAARHFVRLPEPRHDPDAWIEALAGVIRQQAIDLLLPTCEEVFYLAHGLERLRPLCRVFTSDFELLHRLHHKGDFAAMTQGWDVATPPTQVLHDPAGVQALAAEHDALVFKPAYSRFASQTLIRPSPAQLAKVRPSAEAPWVAQQFVPGQEHCSFSVLVDGQLRAHSSYQPRYRVGRGSGIYFHSGAPAPVRAFLEQFGRATGYTGQVGFDFIEDQQGRFHVLECNPRATSGVHLFDDQRLQLVAALGSEASETLQATLEPRMIALAMLLLAAPQRALSRTFWHDYQQARDVIVQDGDRGPLTAQLLSLGEIIGRALTRRCGLLAASTADIEWNGQPLGAPRR
- a CDS encoding aromatic ring-hydroxylating oxygenase subunit alpha, with protein sequence MNSHSGWWPVALSRQLRKQPLACTLHGVPLVLFRDANGAPAVLPDRCPHRFAPLSAGRVRDGQIQCPYHGWRFDPQGRCTQLPGQAQQRCSQPLLQPLHSCEAQGLVWASLARERPNTPPVAAAEQAQALDVFWISDRVQCSLQDAAENFLDGFHTHFVHAGWIRHDRQRQRIRAWVHQLDDGVEAQYSEEGTQSGLISRLFEGERGLSMGRFRLPGLAEIEYRDRQGRLNLLVSAWLSPAAESQLQLFARIATARGRLPGWLKRGVLQPLFKVILKQDRQILEQVSANQQSFAQVPLRWQRPTPLDSSLDLLGPWIRQLLEQGELQDFQERREEFWL
- a CDS encoding alanine/glycine:cation symporter family protein translates to MLEVINDFLSGKVLIVLIVGLGSYFTIRSRFVQLRHFLHMFAVFRDSLKGNAGQLSSFQALMLSLAGRVGAGNIAGVGIAVTLGGPGAVFWMWVTALVGMSSSFFECTLAQVYKRADGDGLYRGGPAYYIQHGLKLKGMAVVFSILLLVTYGFAFIGLQSYTVTHSLQNAFAFDPKHTGIVLAALLAITFIGGIKRIAAVSDLLVPVKTLAYIGVTLYVIGTQIEHVPAMLETIFKSAFGLDPAFGGLLGSAIVMGVKRGVFANEAGLGSAPNVAAVAAVKHPGAQGVVQAFSVFLDTFVICTCTALLILLSGFYTPGFEGDGIVLTQNSLAAVVGDWGRLFVSVALSLFVFTCILYNYYLGENSLQFLTRNRIVLMLFRGLVLALVVWGSMQDLSTVFAFADITMTCLAFVNLMALAMLFKVGLRVMRDYDEQRRAGVDQPVFDSRKFADLDLDLKAWPAEASAATQAEPQGVPAAQR
- a CDS encoding asparaginase — translated: MTPSTYPAAQHVMVLYTGGTIGMQASADGLAPASGFDVRMRAYLDSQPDLRVPAWRFREMAPLIDSANMTPDYWQRLRAAVVEAVDQGCDSVLILHGTDTLAYSAAAMSFQLLGLPAPVVFTGSMLPAGVPDSDAWENLSGALLALGQGLAPGVHLYFHGELLAPTRCAKIRSFGRHPFAALRRNGGGAKAEALPAALEYRQARQLAKVGVLPLFPGIGAELLDGVLDSGIQALVLECFGSGTGPSDNPAFLASLKRAHERGIVVVAVTQCHEGGVELDIYEAGSRLRGVGVLSGGGMTREAAFGKLNALLGAGLEISEVRRLVELDLCGELA